Below is a window of Streptomyces sp. ITFR-16 DNA.
TGTCACCATGGAGTCATGGGTCAGCCGGAAAGCCGGGAACACCGCGCAGCAGAGCAGTCCGAGCTTCCGCCGGGACAGCGACTGCAGCGCGGCTGGCCGGTTACCCATTACGGGCCGGTGCCGAAGTTCAAGCCCGACCGCTGGGAGTTCCGGGTCTTCGGGGCCACGGCCGACGGCGAGAAGCGCTGCTGGAATCACCAGGATTTCTCGGCGCTGCCGTTCTCGTCGGTCGTCGCCGATCTTCACTGCGTGACCAAATTCAGCATGCTCGGTGCCGAGTGGGGCGGCGTGCTCGCCCGCGATGTCGTGGCGCTCGCACCGCCCGCGCCCCACGTCACCCATGTGATGGTCTGGGCCGAATACGGATTCAGTTCGAATCTCCGGATCGAGGACTTCCTCTCCGACCGGACTCTGTTCGCGACCCACAAGGGCGGCGAACTCCTCACCGCCGAGCACGGCTTTCCGCTCCGGCTCGTCGTCCCGCACCTGTACGCCTGGAAGGGC
It encodes the following:
- a CDS encoding sulfite oxidase-like oxidoreductase, giving the protein MGQPESREHRAAEQSELPPGQRLQRGWPVTHYGPVPKFKPDRWEFRVFGATADGEKRCWNHQDFSALPFSSVVADLHCVTKFSMLGAEWGGVLARDVVALAPPAPHVTHVMVWAEYGFSSNLRIEDFLSDRTLFATHKGGELLTAEHGFPLRLVVPHLYAWKGPKWVRGIEYMTADRRGFWEERGYHNIGDPWREQRYSYQEEPGDGPEL